The sequence AATCTAACCCACttcaaaaatgaaaaatgtatttttggataatgcaGAAATTTTGAATAAAACTATATCATGACAGGTGCTTTTGATAGGTGCAAGACTTTTCAAGATACATACCTGGAAGACTTTTCGCTGTATTTTGGTATTTATGAAAATCGGTTAGaacaattcatttttttttaactaagcaAGTAACCTAATAGATACATGAAAACTTCTCAAGGTGAACCATGCCAGACCATTCTCTTCCCTGACATCTACTATTGGTGAAATAAAGAGAAtgatacacattagatggttggccacGCCAATCCAAATTAGTGTCTTCAGCTGAATAATATAATGTGAATGTCAAGCTTAAATTTTATAGGCCAATTGTatcttgtgtgtgtgttggggggcagTACCCTGGTCTGTTCTTCCTACTTCTGAAACAAGTGGTTGAGATCAGGACCTGACACATTATCccatcactggccgagatgggacacTGCTGAGGCCCTGATCCTCTGATGTGGCATCCTGCACCCAGGTGCTTGTGTTGGAATCAGGAAGAATACAGAAGACACTGCCGAACAGGAGTGTCTGGGGACCAGGGTGAAATCGTCACTAGGtaagtatccttttttttttttttttttacttaaaggttGACATACTCTTTTTTTGTACAAATATACAATGGACACATAATTTTAATATTGTACCTTATAATTCTAGTAAAGAGTTTAAACCAATGCTGTAGCCATTTTCTTTAAATAGCATTACCTTTTATCTATGATGGGAAGTCAAGTTTTAATAGAATTAAGATTTAATGGTTAATAGCGTGACTATATGATCCCCTTTCTTTTTCTCTAGGATCAAAGGCAGACTCAGATGTCCCAGTATCGTCAGGATCCTTCAttaataatgaggtcactggtACACATGTCAGATGTGGCACGGGCAGGAATTATGTCTCAAAGTCAGCTTACCACCATAAACCAGTCTCAACTAAGTGCTCAGCTAGGACTTAATATTGGAACACCTTCCATTCCCCATACATCTCCTTCACCTCCAGCAAGCAAGTCTGCGACTCCATCCCCCTCTAGTTCAGTTAATGAAGAAGATGGTGAGGAAACAAACAGGgtatgtattattatatagatTTAATCTAGATTAATATTGCTGCAATGACGATAGTTATTTTGTAACAACTAACCTTtccaggctatgtttacacacattttaccaattttttttatttattttttcaattacttttaggctatgttttcacttttttattattattgtttagcaGGAATTTTTTGGATGGCTGTAATTTTGGCCCCAAAATGTggcagttttatgcaaattatgtcctatatgtttctcctctcctgcATGCTGCCATACTGCATGTATCTTCTTtctctctatctgtctatccCTCAGTAACCCCCCAGAGTAGCATCTAAATGATAATaaattactaataaaaactatttagaaaatcttttttttttttttttttttgacagattgACATAAAAATCATTACACAACTAGTGTACATAGGTTTTAAGAtacgtgttgtgttttttttttttttattaccacaTGCCTGAATGCAGATAGTACTCTGAATACCATCAGTGCGGTTACTTTAttcaaagaaaatactaaaaacaCTCTTGTGTCAAATCTCTGAATAGATATTCTTCTTGGTAATAGCAAATTATAAATAATTTAAATTTCAGCAGAATGTGTAGTTATTTTCAACTTACCTTCAAGAGATTTCAGTCTGCCAAAACAGGAGCTGAAAGtaatttattattcagaaatatgAATTAAAAGACAACAGAGAGAAGACAAAATACTACAACTATTTAATTTTAATCTTTGCTGCTTATTTTTGATATAATGGCCTAGCttaatgaaaatttttattttttgtttcaaatatattatttaatTAGATGAACCTAGTGCCGTATTTTGTTATGGGCGTAGACATGATTAATACTAAATGTAAGGATGCAGTGAATATTTGGCTAAAATACACATTGTATTATCTTTCAGACCATTGGAGAAAAAAGGGCTGCACCCGATTCTGGGAAAAAGCCTAAGActccaaagaagaagaaaaagaaagatccAAATGAACCGCAGAAACCTGTGTCTGCATACGCTCTGTTTTTTAGGGATACACAAGCTGCAATCAAAGGGCAGAACCCTAATGCAACGTTTGGTGAAGTATCCAAAATTGTGGCTTCAATGTGGGATGGCCTTGGAGAAGAGCAAAAACAGGTACGATACCTATTGACTGTTGTAGAAAGGTATTGTAGTTTAGTCTATGATACCTCTTTGTATGATTTTCTAGTATGGATGCACCTCTCAGCCTGTATTCCATATCATAAATGCTCCAATGACCTGCTAGGGGTTTTCATGACCCAGATTATTTCCTTCTTATAAGGAAAATACAGTGCATGACTAGAAATCTTCTACAAATGAATAGGGTTGTGACAGACTATTATGCCTATGTCTATGGGGCTTTCTGTAATGCATatatctaaatgctgttaaaaaaaaagaaaaactcaaagtGGCTGTTCTCATAATAGAGTAcacaaaaaacaactaaaaacaatTTGCCTAATATTTGGATGTTTTTACGGGTTATTTTCTGCTAAGAACTCTAGTTATATGGAATATACTGGTGCAACAGTTTAGAATTAAAGTATATTAAATGATCAATAAGTACATGCTCAGAGAAATCATTGTTGTCACAAGAAGTTTGGAATGAAAGTGCCTTGTGGTAAAAATGTATgatgttttttaattattatttggaGCCTGTTAATGTAACATGAAGGCATTGTGTACAAGTTTCTAAGACATCTGCTCTCTAGCAGACTTCCCCTGTTATGATTTAATGATGGTGATTAATCAAGCCTATTTGTAGTTGTGTGCAACAACTGGGCCTTTGTTGAATGGCACAAAAAATATTCAGCAAAGGCCAGACTTCTGCAGGCAGGAAGTCATGAAAAGCATAATCGCAGCCATTCAGAGAACTGGGTGAATTATCAAAGGATTGCTCTAGTTTTGTACTTGACTGGCCGTTTTCTAATGAGCAGTTTTATAACTGTAAAAATGATAAATATTGGTAAAATGTAGCTTGTAGTATTAATACAAAATAATGTCTGAAACACAACACTTATGATAACATTCTTTATAGTTTTAAAGTTTCAGCAATTTGGGAACAGTTATTTACAGTATTTTAATGCATGCCATTTCCTTCTTAACATTCATAATATGCATAAACCATATGCTGTTCCGCATATTAATCTATTGAAGCAGGGGCTGACCGCAAATGGTTGGATTTTATTTTCTTAACATTATAGTAGCTATTAACAGCTATGGTGCAACCTGTGTCTCTGAATAATACTGATTATTGTTTCATGACAACACTACTTAAAGACAATTTCTGTCTACTTGTATTTGCGTTCAGGTGTATAAAAGGAAAACAGAAGCTGCCAAAAAGGAATACTTAAAAGCTCTTGCAGCCTACAGAGCGAGTTTGGTGTCCAAGGTaagaatttttaaataaataaatatatatatatatatatatatatatatatatatatatatatatatatatatgtgtaggctatgttcccacacagtatttttgcttttgGCAAATGACAGcgattatttcaaaacaatggcagttgttttgaaataacagcaatttgttattaaatggcggccatccactcaatttcaacagtgtgtggacaTATCCTATCTGTGTTtgcaatccatttctggttttggttgaaaaagtaTTTTCCGAGTTGTGACGACATCAAAACATGGAGGCAAATGAGATCTAGCAGAGGTTCAGGAGCATGTAACACGGTGCTTCAGTAGCACAGTGATTTTCCATCCGCACCCTACCCCTTTGTCATCATCTGGCTGTGGATTGTCAGGAGAGCCTCACATATCTTGTATCGACAGCTGAAGATGTATTGGCCCTTAAGTATATTATTAGCATTAAAATGAACTAAATAGGTAAATACTTGAGTTTTCCCATTCATTAAGTGGGTGTTTATTAACAAATGAATAGTGTACTATGAAAAAATATGTGGCTTAAACAAACATAGTGCTGTACGTAACTCTTTCACACTGTTTTTAGTGTTCAGTGAAGCTATACATTGGGAAGTCCTATGTATTCATATGATATACATATAACAAATGCCTCTTACTCATCGCCTGTGCTAAAAAACAATATACTATGTGTTATACATTTCTTAATTTACTGGATACTGCTGTATGGAATAGCTCATAGGTCTGAGCGATTCCATCCAGCATAAAAACACCCAATCAAAAGTAAAAGTTACTTTTTTGGCCTAAATCATGTCATagataggggtgtatgggtaATATTACTGCATTCGTCAGAAGATTGTCCAGTATATACAGCAAATGTTGACCACAATCATTGTGTAAAACTAGTCTTTTTTGCCTTTATTTACAATAGTAATGATATAAGCAAAACAATTTGCAGTTAGAGTTAAATAACTGCAAGGCAAATGCAAATTAGTGTGTGCAAGACATAGTATCATTGTAAGGCTCTGGTATTTGTTCataatgtattatttttattgttaaaaCCATGTAAGCTCCACAGTAACAGATAATGTAAGCAAATACATTTAATATagtgttatattttttttctacagctTCCAACACATTCTAGTTACAATTAAAAATGGAGCTTTGACAACATACTGTGTGATAGTCCTTGATAGACATTCACTGGATAGGCTAGCCCTTTTCATCACAAACTGTTGACCTTTATTGAGCTGACAGCAGATGCATTTATGACTAGTGTGGCACAAACACCAGTAACAGGATTACATGAAGTATTTGATTTCTATCAACATTTAAAAGTTTGACATCCTCTGCTAAATGTAACATGTTGAATATTTTGACATCAATACTATTTAGAGGTTGAGATTTGTATCACTTTGCTATGGTTATGTTCTGCTTTATTTCCCTGGGCATTTTAGTTTTTAATGGAGTAATACCATATTGTGTTTTATCTTTTAAAACAGGCTGCGGCAGAATCTGCAGAAGCTCAGACAATACGGTCTGTCCAGCAAACACTGGCATCAACGAACCTCTCATCAACCCTGCTCCTAAACTCCTCACTTTCTCAGCACGCCTCTCTTTCTGTGGCAGCTCAGAATCTCCAGCAGTCAATTCCAAGGGCCATCGCACCAAAACCTTTAAGCATGAGACTACCATCTAACCAGATTGTGACCTCGGTAACCATTGCACCAAACATGCCATCCACTATGGGAACTCCATTAATGAGCTCTATGGGTGCGCCGATGGTTGCCACTCCACCGTCCTCTCAAGTGAGTCCATCGCTGCAGAGCCAACAGCATCATATCCAACAATTGCAGCATCAGCAATTGCAACAAATGCAACAGCAGCAGCTTCACCAGCACCAAATGCACCAGCAGATCCAGCAGCAAATGCAGCAGCAGCATTTTCAACTTCATATGCAGCAGCAGCTCCaacagcagcaacagcagcagcaacttCAGCAACAAATGCAACAACAACTGCAACACATACATCTACAGCAGATGCagcaacaacaacagcagcagcagatgcAACATATTCAGCATCAGTCACAATTGTCTCCTCAGCAGCCATCTCCTGCCCCTTCCCAAACTGGTGTACCTTCCCAGATATcatcccccatcccccatatCAGTAGTCCTTCCCCAGCATCCCAACATCACCAGCCATTGATACAGTCCCAGGCACAGACTCAAGTGCTTTCTCAAGTCAGTATTTTCTAATCCTCCAAGGGTTTCATTGTAGGATCTTTTCATCTTTTTAAGAGAAGGTGCATATTCTGTATATTGTTCAAACGTGTTATGCTAGAAGGCATAATGGACCAAGTGAGACTAATATGTGTCTATTAGATAGGCAATAAAGGACAGTGTAACTTGTATCATATTTTAGCATCCTCAAAATCTCTTCTCTGGAAACTAAAGAATGAAGACTTTTTGTTTTCATGTGATtgcattttttaatttattgattttatttCCTAAAATATGTGAATTGTGTGATCCTAAAACACACTGGGAaatcactaaaaaaaaacaaaaaaaaactgtggacACTTTGATTGGACTGACCATGCGACAACGCATTTAAAGGCGACCTCAATGCATTGCCTGCATTGGAAGCTCACAGAGACAAAATGTATGCTACCTGTAAAGTGATAATGTCACGACCATGCAAGTGCATTTGTATGAAATATACATAGTTAATGGCATTTTTGTCATATGATATGATGTAAATCACAGATGTTTGCCAAAGTTCttattttttcatgttttgtctatatcaaaatggaaaaaaaagctaaaaaaaaaaacaaacaaaactaaaAATTCTGATTAACAACCAAAATTTAAGTTTAGAaaacactgtaatggtacattgCCTCTGTGTCCCACATCTGCATTTGGACAGAAATGTGAATATAGTGTGCTAAAGTGACACATTTCttattaaaacaatgtattttttaaaagGGAAATGCACTTAAATACTGTATATGGTTATTCTAAGAGCTAAAGTAAACTAATGCTACAAGTACTGTATGAACAGTAGAATATTTAAAAAGGGTACCCTAATAAGGTGtatatattttctttctttctcagttGTACGtttcatttcttgtaaattgtttTCATAAACAAGGCTTTAATGTAACACTGGTTACACAAACATTAATTGCTACATCGCTTATTGTGTTTTTATGctgttttatacttttttatgAGTTCTGATAGCACCAGTTAAGTTGTTTGTATTTTTgcttaactgaaaaaaaaatgcttttatcttgtgatagaataaaaacatttctgTAATAGGTTGCatgatgtttgtttatttatttttggatttgcatctattttttttaaagtgaacctgATATCACTTTAAATTTGCCTGAATCACAAGTCATACGGGCAGTCCAGCCTCCAGCCTTAATTGATAGGTCTCTGCCTGTTTGGATATAGTGAAAGATCCATCAAACAACGCTGGTGGGGCAGGCAGGAGCCATCTAGGACtggtctaatgtttttttttgtttagacaGAATTAAAGTGATAACAGGTCCCCTTTAGGTATTTCGTTCACAGACCTATTTTTCTTGGTTTCCgttaaaagacaaaaaagacTTAGAGTTGTCTAATTTAACATAGTTTTGGCAAAATAAGTGATTGTATGTAATTTTAAACCAAATTACTTTTAATTAAAGTTGACTACAAATATGTATTGTCACATGGTTGACAGTGGATCTTCTGTCAGTCCCAATCTTGGTGTGAGAGAGTATATACCTACTGCATATGCCATGGTTGCTGTTAAGCATATTGGGTTCCCATATTTGCCTAAAATTGTCTTATTCTGACTCTTGTCTGATACACTGTAAGATAGATATTTACAAAATCGTCACCTAGCATGACTTGTGATTGCCGCTTTAAATTTCCATTGTACTTTGCATTATGTTTGGCATCAAGGATTGGTAACTTAGTAACCCTTATTTTAAGTGTTTAGGAGTCCAGCTAAATAAAATCCCCAGATAATATTCTAATGTGTTTGCATATAAAAAATATTCTCTGAAGAATCCATTATTGCCTATCAGACGAGTGTTTCGTTATACATTGATTGAGATAAATAATGGAAGTACTCTGTGAACTTTGAGGGTGTTATGGATATGAGGTAAAAGGTACAGAAAAGCTCTCATATCTCTGTACAGTACTTCATTTTAAGCTTTCGGAGGTTTAAGATTTAAAGGACTTGGacaaaataacatttaaaaataTTTGCTTAGCTTCTTTTAAATGATAAAGACAATGCAGGCAATAGGAACACTAAGATGCAGTAATATTATCATTGTGTAAAACAGCATTAATGTACTCTCCTACTCTCTTAGGGAGCCAAAACAGTATGagggtagaaacacacataccatatctgctgcggatattccatacttgcagcgggattgacataaATGCcgacccccttaacccc is a genomic window of Dendropsophus ebraccatus isolate aDenEbr1 chromosome 4, aDenEbr1.pat, whole genome shotgun sequence containing:
- the TOX3 gene encoding TOX high mobility group box family member 3 isoform X2, with amino-acid sequence MDVRFYPAAAGNALTGESPNLDFSQCLDYYGYKFGNNNNYMNMAEANNAFLAANETFHTPSLGDEEFEIPPITPPPETDPSLGMTDVLLPFQVMGEALAAQGNEFTPQFPPQSLDLPSITISRNSVDQEGTLHSNGLTMDQRQTQMSQYRQDPSLIMRSLVHMSDVARAGIMSQSQLTTINQSQLSAQLGLNIGTPSIPHTSPSPPASKSATPSPSSSVNEEDGEETNRTIGEKRAAPDSGKKPKTPKKKKKKDPNEPQKPVSAYALFFRDTQAAIKGQNPNATFGEVSKIVASMWDGLGEEQKQVYKRKTEAAKKEYLKALAAYRASLVSKAAAESAEAQTIRSVQQTLASTNLSSTLLLNSSLSQHASLSVAAQNLQQSIPRAIAPKPLSMRLPSNQIVTSVTIAPNMPSTMGTPLMSSMGAPMVATPPSSQVSPSLQSQQHHIQQLQHQQLQQMQQQQLHQHQMHQQIQQQMQQQHFQLHMQQQLQQQQQQQQLQQQMQQQLQHIHLQQMQQQQQQQQMQHIQHQSQLSPQQPSPAPSQTGVPSQISSPIPHISSPSPASQHHQPLIQSQAQTQVLSQVSIF
- the TOX3 gene encoding TOX high mobility group box family member 3 isoform X1: MDVRFYPAAAGNALTGESPNLDFSQCLDYYGYKESRGLRHVYFNFGNNNNYMNMAEANNAFLAANETFHTPSLGDEEFEIPPITPPPETDPSLGMTDVLLPFQVMGEALAAQGNEFTPQFPPQSLDLPSITISRNSVDQEGTLHSNGLTMDQRQTQMSQYRQDPSLIMRSLVHMSDVARAGIMSQSQLTTINQSQLSAQLGLNIGTPSIPHTSPSPPASKSATPSPSSSVNEEDGEETNRTIGEKRAAPDSGKKPKTPKKKKKKDPNEPQKPVSAYALFFRDTQAAIKGQNPNATFGEVSKIVASMWDGLGEEQKQVYKRKTEAAKKEYLKALAAYRASLVSKAAAESAEAQTIRSVQQTLASTNLSSTLLLNSSLSQHASLSVAAQNLQQSIPRAIAPKPLSMRLPSNQIVTSVTIAPNMPSTMGTPLMSSMGAPMVATPPSSQVSPSLQSQQHHIQQLQHQQLQQMQQQQLHQHQMHQQIQQQMQQQHFQLHMQQQLQQQQQQQQLQQQMQQQLQHIHLQQMQQQQQQQQMQHIQHQSQLSPQQPSPAPSQTGVPSQISSPIPHISSPSPASQHHQPLIQSQAQTQVLSQVSIF